A stretch of DNA from Microbacterium croceum:
TCGACACCGGCACGCTTCTCGACGGCTCCACCGTCAACACCTACCCCGTGCCCCTCGATGCTCAGACATGGAGCTACCTCGGCACCGGCGATGCTCGCTACGGAGCCGCCCTCGACTGGACGCTCGCGCACCTCATCGCGACGGACGGCCCGTACAGCGGTCCCTCGATCAGCGGCACCGACGTGTCGAAAGTCTGGTTCGAGGGGAGCGGCCACCTGGCGCTGTCGCTGACGCTGCGCGCAGGCCCGGGTGATGCGGCGAGCGCGGAGTCGCTGCTGGCCGGCATCCGTCTGGCGCAGCGTGACGCCCCCAACGGCGACGGGAAGGGCATCGTCGCGACATCGACGGACGGCCTGGACTCGGGCTTCGGCGACCTCTACTACGCCAGCCTGCACACGGGCACGACCGCGTGGTACCTGCTCGCAGCAGCGGGGGACAACCCCTTCGCCCTGCCGTCGAACTGAACCGACCGACCGCTTGCCGGACCGGCCGACGAGTCCGAGGAGGCTACGCGGCGACGCGGGCGATCGCGGCGATCGCGCTCGCGAAGAAGCCGATGCCGTCGACACCGGAGCGCATCGCGACCGCGGTGTCGGGACCGAAGCCGGGCTCGACGGCGTGCTCGGGGTGTGGCATGAGGCCCACGACGTTGCCGGCTTCGTTCGTGAGGCCCGCGATGTCGCGCAGCGAGCCGTTCGGGTTCACGCCCGCGTAGCGGAAGGCCACGAGCCCCTCGCCCTCGAGGCGGTCGAGCGTCTCGTCGTCCGCGATGTAGCCGCCGTCGCCGTTCTTCAGCGGGATCACGAGCTCCTGGCCGGTGCGGAAGGTGTTGGTCCACGCCGTGTCGGAGTTCGCGACCGTGAGCTTCTGGTCGCGACGCACGAAGTGCTGGTGGTCGTTGCGGATCAGGCCGCCGGGCAGCAGGTGCGCCTCGACGAGCATCTGGAAGCCGTTGCAGATGCCGAGCACGGGCATGCCCTTCGCCGCGGCATCCTTGACCTCGCTCATGATCGGCGACAGCGCGGCGATCGCACCGGCGCGCAGGTAGTCGCCGTAGCTGAAGCCGCCGGGCAGCACGAGTGCGTCGACGCCCTCGAGGTCGTGCGAGCCGTGCCAGAGCGCCACCGGCTCGGCGCCGGCGATGCGCACGGCGCGCTGGGCGTCGCGGTCGTCGAGCGAACCGGGGAAGGTGACGACGCCGATGCGTGCGGTCATTCGACGACCTCGATGCCGACGACATCCTCGATCACGGAGTTGGAGAGCACCTCGTCGGCGACGCGCTTCGCCTCGGCGAGCAGCTCGTCGGTGACCTCGCCCTCGACGGTGAGCTCGAACCGCTTGCCGATGCGGACATCGGTGAAGCCCTCGACGCCGAGACGCGTGAACGCGCCGGAGACGGCCTTCCCCTGAGGGTCGAGAAGTTCGGGCTTGGGCATGACGTCGACGATGATGGTGGGCATCTTGATCCTCTTGGCGGCCGAAGGCCGCACCTCTCGGTCATTGAGCGACGAGCGCAGCGAGGAGTCGAAACGCCGGAAGTCGCGGGAAGCTGGCGCGCCCAGTCTACCGTCCCTCGTCGCACCCCTCCGCCGTGCGACGAGGCCCGCCGTGACGCCGAGTGCACGGGGTGTTGCCCGGTGCACGGGCTGTCGACGCGTGGATGCCGTGCACTCGATACGATCCCGTCCAGTCGGCGAGAGCCTGCGGGCGTGCGGGGGCTACTCCGCGTGGAACACGGTGTGCAGGTCGCCG
This window harbors:
- the purQ gene encoding phosphoribosylformylglycinamidine synthase subunit PurQ, translated to MTARIGVVTFPGSLDDRDAQRAVRIAGAEPVALWHGSHDLEGVDALVLPGGFSYGDYLRAGAIAALSPIMSEVKDAAAKGMPVLGICNGFQMLVEAHLLPGGLIRNDHQHFVRRDQKLTVANSDTAWTNTFRTGQELVIPLKNGDGGYIADDETLDRLEGEGLVAFRYAGVNPNGSLRDIAGLTNEAGNVVGLMPHPEHAVEPGFGPDTAVAMRSGVDGIGFFASAIAAIARVAA
- the purS gene encoding phosphoribosylformylglycinamidine synthase subunit PurS gives rise to the protein MPTIIVDVMPKPELLDPQGKAVSGAFTRLGVEGFTDVRIGKRFELTVEGEVTDELLAEAKRVADEVLSNSVIEDVVGIEVVE